The Triticum aestivum cultivar Chinese Spring chromosome 7B, IWGSC CS RefSeq v2.1, whole genome shotgun sequence genome window below encodes:
- the LOC123162755 gene encoding WAT1-related protein At1g25270-like isoform X2, translated as MDIGAETQKPAAGWEWRTPASMVLVQLFITGMILLSKLSISGGIFIFALLAYRSLFGAAVILPLALIYERGKWKEMGWHAAGWIFLNAFIGYAVPMSLYCYGLRDTTPSYAVIFVNLIPLATFILSLVFSQRFSRCIHTSIGHPW; from the exons ATGGACATCGGCGCGGAGACGCAGAaaccggcggcggggtgggagtgGAGGACGCCGGCGTCGATGGTGCTGGTGCAGCTGTTCATCACGGGGATGATCCTGCTGTCCAAGCTGTCCATCAGCGGCGGCATCTTCATCTTCGCGCTCCTCGCCTACCGCAGCCTCTTCGGCGCCGCCGTCATCCTCCCCCTGGCCCTCATCTACGAAAG GGGCAAGTGGAAGGAGATGGGCTGGCACGCCGCGGGATGGATCTTCCTCAACGCCTTCATCGG GTATGCAGTGCCGATGAGCTTATACTGCTATGGCCTCCGTGACACAACACCATCTTACGCCGTCATCTTTGTGAACCTAATTCCGCTGGCCACCTTCATACTGTCGCTTGTATTCAG TCAAAGGTTCTCAAGGTGTATCCATACAAGTATTGGTCATCCATGGTGA
- the LOC123162755 gene encoding WAT1-related protein At1g25270-like isoform X1, whose translation MDIGAETQKPAAGWEWRTPASMVLVQLFITGMILLSKLSISGGIFIFALLAYRSLFGAAVILPLALIYERGKWKEMGWHAAGWIFLNAFIGYAVPMSLYCYGLRDTTPSYAVIFVNLIPLATFILSLVFRYQIASLFVHHNKLSIYLNQLLDNPQKDANSGDGFKCSNC comes from the exons ATGGACATCGGCGCGGAGACGCAGAaaccggcggcggggtgggagtgGAGGACGCCGGCGTCGATGGTGCTGGTGCAGCTGTTCATCACGGGGATGATCCTGCTGTCCAAGCTGTCCATCAGCGGCGGCATCTTCATCTTCGCGCTCCTCGCCTACCGCAGCCTCTTCGGCGCCGCCGTCATCCTCCCCCTGGCCCTCATCTACGAAAG GGGCAAGTGGAAGGAGATGGGCTGGCACGCCGCGGGATGGATCTTCCTCAACGCCTTCATCGG GTATGCAGTGCCGATGAGCTTATACTGCTATGGCCTCCGTGACACAACACCATCTTACGCCGTCATCTTTGTGAACCTAATTCCGCTGGCCACCTTCATACTGTCGCTTGTATTCAGGTACCAAATTGCTTCATTATTTGTGCATCACAATAAACTTAGCATTTATTTAAATCAACTCCTTGACAACCCACAAAAGGATGCAAACTCGGGGGATGGATTCAAATGTTCTAACTGCTAA
- the LOC123156240 gene encoding WAT1-related protein At5g64700-like, producing MDIKADIKVDIKAEPKAAETKKAAGWEWKAPASMVLVQLFITGMILLSKVSIGGGMFIFALLAYRSLFGAAFILPLALIFEKGKWREMGWHAAGWIFLNAFIGYAVPMSLYYYGLRDTTPAYAVIFLNIIPLVTFILSLVFRMETLQIWSIAGSLKVVGVVLSVGGTMLISLYKGKTMHLWKPVLHHMGQNTTEVAGNHLRGTIFLVGSSITLACWYLIQSKVMKVYPYKYWSSMVTCLVGGFQTALVGIILSRDKSAWKLGWDLNLLTIFYSGALATAGKYSLNSWVVAKRGPAYPPMFSPLSVVFTVLLDSIFIGDEITTGSLFGTTVVIAGLYIFLSAKSKEVRDK from the exons ATGGACATCAAGGCGGACATCAAGGTGGACATCAAGGCGGAGCCCAAGGCGGCAGAGACGAagaaggcggcggggtgggagtGGAAGGCGCCGGCGTCCATGGTGCTGGTGCAGCTCTTCATCACGGGGATGATCCTGCTCTCCAAGGTGTCCATCGGCGGCGGCATGTTCATCTTCGCCCTCCTCGCCTACCGCAGCCTCTTCGGCGCCGCCTTCATCCTCCCATTGGCGCTTATCTTCGAAAA GGGGAAGTGGAGGGAGATGGGTTGGCACGCCGCGGGATGGATCTTCCTCAACGCCTTCATCGG GTATGCGGTGCCAATGAGCCTATACTACTATGGTCTCCGTGATACAACGCCAGCTTATGCCGTCATCTTTTTGAACATAATTCCGTTGGTCACGTTCATTCTCTCGCTCGTCTTCAG AATGGAGACATTGCAAATCTGGAGCATAGCTGGATCACTAAAGGTCGTAGGCGTTGTGCTCTCGGTTGGAGGTACAATGCTCATTAGCCTTTACAAGGGCAAGACAATGCATCTGTGGAAACCTGTTCTGCACCACATGGGGCAAAACACGACAGAGGTTGCAGGCAATCATCTAAGAGGAACAATATTCTTGGTAGGCAGCAGCATCACACTTGCTTGCTGGTACCTGATTCAG tCAAAGGTTATGAAGGTGTATCCTTACAAATATTGGTCGTCCATGGTGACATGTTTGGTTGGAGGATTTCAAACAGCACTAGTTGGAATAATATTGAGTAGGGACAAGAGCGCATGGAAGCTAGGATGGGATCTCAACCTTCTGACCATCTTCTACTCT GGGGCACTTGCAACGGCGGGGAAGTATAGCCTGAACTCATGGGTTGTGGCCAAGCGAGGCCCAGCATATCCTCCAATGTTCAGCCCATTGTCAGTGGTATTCACTGTTTTGTTGGACTCCATCTTTATAGGCGACGAGATTACAACAGGAAG TTTGTTCGGCACAACAGTGGTGATTGCTGGGCTCTACATTTTCCTATCGGCAAAATCGAAAGAAGTGCGGGACAAATAG